Proteins encoded in a region of the Marinobacter arenosus genome:
- a CDS encoding chloride channel protein: MDRTGVQQIVYQVGMVTVVAVVVGTAGSLAAIGFVEAVHYLNDRLLISPYARVLADNQPGLVAAATLLVPTLGGLLVGLVVQFLIREKRGLAPPDAILAAQMPGPTPGLGSGLASTLAALISLGSGASVGQYGPLVYLGALFGNLAARVRLNLRHQRSIAIACGVAAAISTAFNAPIAGLVFAHEVILRHYYLRAFAPVTVAAATGYIIANVIFDRPALFLVDFTRVEHSYEFLLFALEGVLCAGLAWLFVVLLNYSSEASHRLIAPAWARPAVAGLAVGVVALWLPEVLGIGQETLRFATRTDRMAAQANLISYGPTRTSAQKRIGLHTDMGVSMQPHMPTDPAHMDNAIFRDHVWYSKTLELREQWFQSWLDQ; this comes from the coding sequence ATGGACAGGACCGGCGTTCAACAGATTGTGTACCAGGTGGGCATGGTGACGGTGGTGGCCGTTGTCGTGGGGACGGCTGGCTCGCTGGCGGCCATCGGCTTCGTGGAAGCGGTCCACTATCTCAACGATCGTCTGCTGATTTCCCCCTATGCCCGGGTTCTGGCCGACAACCAGCCCGGACTGGTCGCGGCCGCCACGCTGCTGGTCCCCACCCTGGGCGGACTCCTGGTGGGCCTGGTGGTGCAGTTTCTGATTCGGGAAAAGCGCGGCCTTGCGCCGCCCGACGCCATCCTCGCGGCCCAGATGCCCGGGCCCACGCCGGGCCTGGGCAGCGGCCTGGCATCCACCCTGGCGGCACTGATCTCCCTGGGCAGCGGAGCGTCGGTTGGCCAGTACGGTCCGCTGGTCTATCTGGGCGCGCTGTTCGGCAACCTCGCTGCCCGAGTGCGACTCAATCTCCGCCACCAGCGGTCGATCGCCATTGCCTGTGGCGTGGCCGCGGCGATCTCCACCGCCTTCAACGCGCCGATCGCCGGTCTGGTCTTTGCCCACGAAGTCATCCTGCGCCATTACTACTTGCGGGCCTTCGCGCCGGTGACGGTGGCGGCAGCCACCGGCTACATTATTGCCAACGTGATCTTCGATCGTCCGGCCCTGTTCCTGGTGGATTTCACCCGCGTTGAACACAGCTACGAGTTCCTGTTGTTTGCCCTGGAGGGGGTGCTGTGCGCCGGGCTGGCGTGGTTGTTCGTGGTGTTGCTGAACTACAGTTCCGAGGCCAGTCATCGCCTCATCGCGCCTGCCTGGGCGCGGCCGGCGGTCGCCGGGCTCGCCGTCGGGGTCGTGGCACTGTGGCTGCCGGAGGTTCTGGGCATTGGCCAGGAAACCCTGCGCTTTGCCACCCGCACTGACCGAATGGCGGCGCAGGCGAACCTGATCAGTTACGGGCCGACCCGGACATCGGCCCAGAAGCGTATCGGGCTGCATACCGACATGGGCGTGTCGATGCAGCCGCACATGCCGACCGACCCGGCGCACATGGACAACGCGATCTTCCGGGACCATGTCTGGTATTCAAAGACTCTGGAGCTGCGCGAGCAATGGTTCCAAAGCTGGCTGGACCAGTGA
- a CDS encoding GcvT family protein, with product MAQLPKRAKVVIIGQGGIVGSSVAHHLIQLGWDDIVGLEKSAIPTDIGSTSHASDFCFTTSHDKLNIYTTKYSQAFYEQRGNYVRCGGMEVARVDDDERMDELRRKVGSGKAFGTNVSLISPSQAKERFPLLEESQIQGAMWDPDAGLVVPRSQKVAGDLVEEAVATGKLQAFPYTPATRIDVQNGQVRGVETDKGYIETEYVVLAMGIWGPLMAYTANAALPLMPLEHPLLFFGPYEPLRGTGKQIVYPLFRDQGNSAYVRDTGDPTTTEGGRIEWGYYEAENPRLVYPGAIAEPGEARMSPSMRDLSLDQVMGAYEKAIEMTPILGELGWEEKHSFNGLLSVTPDGGSLMGESPEVRNLWFCEAVWVKDGPGAGKLLADWMTTGLPDMDPHSVDIARHYPLQKTPAYVYNRCYETAKKIYTPAVHPREPYLTGRRMRTSPFYPREVELGGYFMEAAGWERAHGYAANEATLLPKFRDRIPVRENEWDARHFWDVSNAEQLEMSESVGMINLSHFAIFDVSGADAESLLEFLSVAKVGGTPPHGKGVYTHFLDARGGVRSDLTIIRRGDDDYRVVCGGDTGHRDYCWMTRMARQHGFDNLRIDDRTDHLATLGLWGPKARATLAALVSNPDELSLERFPFATARELEVQGVPVWAFRISYVGESGWELYFPFSYGLKIWDLLYDAGVTPVGIETYANSRRLEKSLRLQNVDLEVEYNLYEAGLARPKVKDADFHGKEAYLQQRALSRQAAYLCTMTMTDHRDATGVLRYPVGQWPILDPATREVLVDRHGRRSYNTSIVWGPSLGRNILLGYLPDEYAQEGRELTLEYFGEHYPIRVEAVGYRALLDPDNERVKV from the coding sequence ATGGCACAACTACCGAAACGCGCGAAAGTCGTGATCATTGGCCAGGGTGGTATCGTCGGTTCCTCGGTGGCCCACCATCTGATCCAACTGGGCTGGGACGACATCGTCGGGCTGGAGAAATCGGCCATTCCCACCGACATCGGCTCCACCTCACACGCGTCGGATTTCTGCTTCACCACGTCCCACGACAAACTGAACATCTACACCACGAAATACAGCCAGGCCTTCTACGAGCAACGCGGCAACTACGTGAGGTGTGGTGGCATGGAAGTGGCCCGCGTGGACGACGACGAGCGCATGGACGAATTGCGCCGCAAGGTCGGCTCGGGCAAGGCGTTCGGTACCAATGTCAGCCTGATTTCCCCGAGCCAGGCCAAGGAACGGTTTCCGTTGCTGGAGGAAAGCCAGATCCAGGGCGCCATGTGGGATCCGGATGCAGGCCTGGTGGTGCCGCGCTCCCAGAAGGTGGCGGGCGACCTGGTCGAGGAAGCCGTGGCAACCGGCAAGTTGCAGGCGTTCCCCTACACCCCCGCCACCCGAATCGATGTCCAGAATGGTCAGGTGCGGGGCGTTGAGACCGACAAGGGCTACATCGAAACCGAATACGTGGTGCTCGCCATGGGCATCTGGGGACCCCTGATGGCCTACACCGCGAACGCGGCGTTGCCGTTGATGCCGCTGGAGCACCCGCTGCTGTTCTTCGGCCCCTACGAGCCGTTGAGAGGCACCGGCAAGCAGATTGTCTATCCCCTGTTCCGCGACCAGGGCAATTCCGCGTACGTCCGCGATACCGGGGACCCGACCACCACCGAGGGTGGCCGGATCGAATGGGGCTATTACGAGGCCGAGAACCCCAGGCTGGTGTACCCAGGCGCCATAGCCGAACCCGGCGAAGCCCGGATGTCGCCCTCCATGCGGGACCTGTCACTGGACCAGGTCATGGGCGCCTACGAGAAAGCCATTGAAATGACGCCGATTCTGGGCGAACTGGGCTGGGAGGAGAAGCATTCGTTCAATGGCCTGCTGTCGGTGACGCCCGATGGCGGTTCGCTGATGGGGGAGTCGCCGGAGGTGCGCAACCTGTGGTTCTGCGAGGCGGTCTGGGTCAAGGACGGTCCGGGGGCCGGCAAGCTGCTGGCGGACTGGATGACCACCGGTCTGCCCGACATGGACCCGCACAGCGTCGATATTGCCCGGCACTACCCGCTCCAGAAAACCCCGGCCTACGTGTACAACCGTTGCTACGAAACCGCCAAGAAGATCTACACGCCGGCGGTTCACCCACGGGAACCCTACCTGACCGGCCGACGCATGCGCACCAGTCCGTTCTACCCGAGGGAGGTAGAGCTCGGTGGTTACTTCATGGAAGCGGCCGGCTGGGAACGGGCCCATGGCTACGCCGCCAACGAGGCCACGCTGTTGCCCAAGTTCCGTGACCGCATTCCGGTGCGGGAAAACGAATGGGATGCCCGGCATTTCTGGGACGTCTCCAACGCGGAACAGCTGGAGATGAGCGAATCGGTCGGCATGATCAATCTGTCCCACTTCGCCATCTTCGACGTGTCCGGAGCCGACGCCGAAAGTTTGCTCGAGTTCCTGTCGGTGGCCAAGGTGGGCGGCACCCCCCCCCACGGCAAAGGCGTATACACCCATTTCCTGGATGCCCGGGGTGGCGTCCGTTCCGACCTGACCATCATCCGGCGCGGCGACGATGATTACCGGGTAGTCTGTGGCGGTGATACCGGGCACCGGGATTACTGCTGGATGACGCGGATGGCCAGGCAACACGGCTTCGACAACCTCCGCATCGACGACCGTACCGATCACCTGGCCACCCTGGGCCTCTGGGGGCCGAAAGCCAGGGCGACCCTGGCGGCCCTGGTCAGTAACCCGGACGAGCTGTCCCTTGAGCGCTTCCCCTTTGCCACCGCCCGGGAACTGGAAGTTCAGGGCGTCCCCGTCTGGGCCTTCCGGATTTCCTACGTCGGTGAATCGGGCTGGGAGCTCTACTTCCCGTTCAGCTATGGCCTGAAAATCTGGGATCTGCTGTACGACGCCGGGGTGACCCCCGTGGGTATCGAGACCTACGCCAACTCCCGGCGACTGGAGAAGAGCCTGCGCCTGCAGAACGTCGACCTGGAAGTGGAATACAACCTGTACGAAGCCGGGCTGGCCCGGCCCAAGGTCAAGGACGCGGACTTCCATGGCAAGGAGGCTTACCTGCAACAGCGGGCGCTGTCCCGGCAGGCCGCCTACCTGTGCACCATGACCATGACCGACCACCGTGACGCGACCGGCGTGTTGCGCTACCCGGTGGGGCAATGGCCCATCCTTGATCCGGCCACCCGGGAGGTACTGGTGGACCGTCATGGGCGGCGATCCTACAACACCAGCATCGTCTGGGGCCCTTCCCTGGGCCGGAACATCCTGTTGGGCTACCTGCCGGATGAATACGCCCAGGAGGGCCGGGAACTGACCCTCGAGTATTTCGGGGAGCATTACCCGATCCGGGTGGAGGCGGTCGGTTACCGGGCCCTGCTGGATCCGGACAACGAGCGGGTGAAAGTCTGA
- a CDS encoding flagellar motor protein MotB, producing MEVVQQKNRSRLKTSTPAWIVTFADLATLLLTFFILLLSFAEMDVDKYRAMANSMAVALGSSNVVGEDVGGSPITLIESDTVSLPEPTESQAREPEFIDERDDSVAETKIPGGVIDLASRLIRELETEVASEALNVNYDDQQVVIRFSEEATFRSGEADIKPEMIPIIERVVNVLSECSGNVFVSGYTDDRPISSSRFRSNWDLSAARAVSVVHELVLNRQVPAERVVAAGRAETNALVPNNSPENRALNRRVEIAIRDPECQDSAAAGELPVEILP from the coding sequence TTGGAAGTCGTCCAGCAGAAAAATCGCAGCCGCCTGAAGACCTCGACGCCGGCCTGGATCGTCACCTTTGCCGACCTGGCGACGCTGTTGCTGACCTTCTTCATTCTGTTGCTGTCGTTTGCGGAAATGGACGTGGACAAGTACCGCGCCATGGCCAACTCTATGGCGGTGGCCCTCGGATCGAGCAACGTGGTGGGTGAGGATGTCGGGGGGTCGCCGATTACACTGATCGAATCGGACACCGTGTCGCTGCCCGAGCCCACCGAAAGCCAGGCCCGCGAACCGGAATTCATCGACGAGCGGGACGACTCGGTGGCGGAGACCAAAATCCCCGGTGGCGTCATCGACCTGGCCAGTCGCCTGATCCGGGAGCTGGAAACGGAGGTGGCGTCGGAAGCCCTGAACGTGAACTACGACGACCAGCAGGTGGTGATCCGCTTCTCCGAGGAGGCCACGTTCCGCTCGGGCGAGGCCGACATCAAGCCGGAAATGATTCCGATCATCGAGCGGGTCGTGAACGTGCTGTCCGAATGCTCGGGCAATGTGTTTGTGTCCGGCTATACCGATGACCGGCCGATCTCCAGTAGCCGGTTCCGCTCCAACTGGGATCTGTCGGCGGCGCGGGCGGTCTCGGTGGTGCACGAGCTGGTGCTGAACCGACAGGTGCCGGCCGAACGGGTGGTAGCCGCTGGCCGGGCCGAAACCAATGCGCTGGTGCCCAACAACTCACCGGAAAACCGGGCCCTGAACCGCCGGGTGGAGATTGCCATCCGTGATCCCGAGTGCCAGGACTCGGCCGCAGCCGGCGAGCTGCCGGTGGAGATCCTGCCCTAG
- the aroE gene encoding shikimate dehydrogenase: MHNDLYAVVGHPISHSKSPRIHSLFASQTGEALEYTAIQAPLEDFAGSVRGFFARGGMGLNVTVPFKEQAWQLADCRTERAEKAGASNTLYLDAHGKLTADNTDGHGLVQDLTCNHGVTLANTRILVLGAGGAVRGVIGPLLAQRPAALTIANRTIARAEALVQLFAPDAGTTELSACGFEQVDKPFDLIINGTSASLQGDLPPLSANVIGTDTVVYDMMYSLQTTTFNQWALDQGARHVFDGLGMLVEQAAESFRVWRGVRPDTAPVIEELRND, translated from the coding sequence ATGCACAATGACCTTTACGCCGTCGTGGGTCACCCCATCAGCCACAGCAAATCGCCACGAATCCACAGCCTGTTCGCCAGCCAGACTGGCGAGGCCCTGGAGTACACGGCCATTCAGGCGCCGCTGGAGGATTTTGCCGGTTCCGTTCGCGGCTTCTTCGCCCGGGGCGGCATGGGGCTGAACGTCACCGTCCCGTTCAAGGAGCAGGCCTGGCAGCTCGCGGATTGCCGAACGGAACGGGCGGAGAAAGCCGGGGCGTCCAATACCCTGTACCTGGATGCGCATGGCAAACTGACGGCGGACAACACCGATGGCCATGGCCTGGTGCAGGATCTGACCTGCAACCACGGCGTCACCCTGGCGAATACCCGCATCCTTGTGCTGGGTGCCGGGGGCGCCGTGCGGGGTGTCATCGGCCCCCTGTTGGCCCAGCGCCCCGCCGCCCTGACCATCGCCAACCGCACGATTGCCCGGGCGGAGGCGCTGGTGCAACTGTTCGCGCCGGATGCCGGAACCACCGAGCTGAGCGCCTGTGGTTTCGAGCAGGTCGACAAGCCCTTCGATCTCATCATCAACGGCACCAGTGCCAGCCTGCAGGGCGATCTGCCTCCGCTGTCGGCAAATGTGATCGGCACCGACACCGTGGTGTACGACATGATGTACTCTCTACAGACCACGACCTTCAATCAGTGGGCGCTGGACCAGGGTGCCCGCCATGTGTTCGACGGTCTGGGCATGCTGGTGGAGCAGGCCGCGGAATCCTTCCGGGTGTGGCGAGGGGTCCGTCCCGACACCGCGCCGGTGATTGAAGAATTGCGTAACGACTGA
- the def gene encoding peptide deformylase, with the protein MILDILEYPDPRLRTIAKPVDEVTDDIRKLIDDMFETMYDAPGIGLAATQVNVHKQIIVMDLSEDKSEPRVFINPEVEVLDGELEDMQEGCLSVPGFYEDVSRIEHCMIRAIDRDGQPYELEARGLLAVCIQHEMDHLNGKLFVDYLSALKRNRIRKKLEKLHKKSA; encoded by the coding sequence ATGATACTAGATATTCTCGAATACCCGGATCCCCGTCTGCGCACCATCGCCAAGCCGGTGGACGAGGTAACGGACGACATCCGCAAGCTCATCGACGACATGTTCGAGACCATGTACGATGCGCCCGGCATTGGTCTGGCCGCCACCCAGGTGAATGTTCACAAGCAGATCATCGTGATGGATCTGTCGGAGGACAAGAGCGAGCCGAGGGTGTTCATCAACCCCGAGGTCGAGGTGCTTGATGGCGAGCTGGAGGACATGCAGGAAGGCTGCCTGTCGGTACCGGGCTTCTACGAAGACGTCAGCCGCATCGAACACTGCATGATCCGGGCCATTGACCGCGACGGCCAGCCCTACGAGCTCGAAGCCCGCGGACTGCTTGCAGTGTGTATCCAGCACGAGATGGATCACCTGAACGGCAAGCTGTTTGTCGATTATCTCAGCGCCCTGAAGCGTAACCGGATTCGCAAGAAGCTGGAAAAGCTGCACAAGAAGAGCGCCTGA
- a CDS encoding L-threonylcarbamoyladenylate synthase, producing the protein MTAPSPLSDWQLHCARRTLLGGGVIAYPTEAVWGLGCDPWDIQAVERILELKHRPMDKGMILVASSLDQVRFLLDPLPAELQREAERHWPGPVTCLLPDVDQQIPEWVRGRHSAIAVRVSSHPVVRALCDVAGMPLVSTSCNPAGRQPARYSWQVRRYFGEQLDWLVPGALGGRRNPSRIIDIVSGQQLR; encoded by the coding sequence ATGACAGCGCCCTCCCCCCTCAGCGACTGGCAGCTTCACTGTGCGCGCCGAACCCTTCTTGGCGGTGGCGTTATCGCCTACCCGACCGAAGCGGTCTGGGGCCTTGGCTGCGATCCCTGGGACATCCAGGCGGTCGAGCGTATTCTGGAACTGAAACACCGGCCCATGGACAAGGGCATGATCCTGGTCGCCAGCTCCCTCGATCAGGTCCGCTTCCTGCTCGACCCCCTGCCAGCGGAGTTGCAGCGGGAGGCCGAGCGGCATTGGCCAGGACCAGTCACCTGCCTGTTGCCCGACGTGGACCAGCAGATTCCGGAGTGGGTGCGGGGGCGTCACAGTGCCATCGCCGTTCGGGTCAGCAGTCATCCCGTGGTTCGCGCCCTGTGCGACGTCGCCGGCATGCCCCTGGTCTCGACCTCCTGCAATCCGGCCGGCCGTCAACCCGCGCGGTATTCCTGGCAGGTCCGCCGTTACTTCGGCGAGCAACTCGACTGGTTGGTGCCGGGGGCGCTGGGCGGACGTCGCAACCCGAGCCGCATTATTGATATCGTCAGTGGTCAGCAGCTTCGTTAG
- the dprA gene encoding DNA-processing protein DprA, which produces MPSPVARNPGTVADHTDRWLALANLPGLGLRRRRKLASAYPLLTDLLSLNPATLRACGLPAETGAAIRAWQQGDADHPLVARVQQIRHDCERLAISIVTCQDPDYPEALGHIHDAPLVLYARGDLSLLARNQIGIVGSRHASVAGLDHARTFAAELSARHLLVTSGLALGVDGAAHAGALDQGFATLAVIGSGLDRIYPSQHRRLGQRVIEHGLMVSEYPPGTPARAAHFPQRNRIISGLSRGVLVVEAGLKSGSLITARLALEQGREVFAIPGSVHSPVARGCHHLIKQGARLVETVDDVLEELGTWWSFSGADNPAVPPDAERAGRRPELAGLAQREIAVFEALGYDPQSTDALSSVTGLPADQLMQSLLLLELQGLVGSAPGGFQRIA; this is translated from the coding sequence TTGCCTTCTCCCGTGGCCCGGAATCCGGGCACCGTTGCCGACCATACCGACCGTTGGCTGGCCCTGGCCAACCTGCCCGGTCTGGGCCTGCGCCGCAGGCGCAAGCTGGCGTCCGCCTACCCCCTGTTGACTGACCTGCTGAGCCTGAACCCGGCCACGCTCAGGGCCTGTGGCCTTCCGGCGGAAACCGGGGCGGCCATCCGGGCGTGGCAACAGGGTGATGCCGACCACCCGCTGGTGGCCAGGGTGCAGCAGATCCGGCACGACTGCGAGCGCTTGGCCATCTCCATCGTTACCTGCCAGGACCCTGATTATCCCGAGGCCCTCGGCCACATCCACGACGCGCCGCTGGTGCTCTATGCCCGGGGCGACCTCTCCCTGCTGGCCCGGAACCAGATCGGCATCGTCGGCAGTCGCCACGCCAGCGTCGCCGGCCTGGATCATGCCCGCACCTTCGCCGCAGAACTCAGCGCCCGACACCTGCTGGTGACCAGTGGCCTGGCGCTTGGTGTCGACGGCGCCGCCCACGCCGGCGCCCTGGACCAGGGCTTCGCCACCCTGGCGGTGATTGGCAGTGGCCTCGACCGGATCTACCCGAGCCAGCACCGACGGCTCGGGCAGCGCGTGATCGAGCACGGGCTGATGGTGTCGGAATACCCGCCGGGCACGCCGGCCCGGGCCGCACATTTCCCCCAGCGCAACCGCATCATCAGTGGCCTCAGCCGGGGTGTGCTGGTGGTGGAAGCCGGGCTGAAAAGCGGTTCGCTGATCACCGCCCGGCTGGCGCTGGAGCAGGGTCGGGAGGTCTTTGCCATTCCCGGCTCGGTGCACAGCCCGGTGGCCCGCGGCTGTCACCACCTGATCAAGCAGGGCGCGCGCCTGGTGGAAACCGTGGACGATGTCCTCGAGGAACTCGGCACCTGGTGGTCCTTCTCCGGGGCTGACAATCCGGCTGTCCCGCCCGACGCAGAGCGGGCTGGCCGCCGTCCGGAGCTGGCCGGTCTGGCGCAGCGGGAAATCGCGGTGTTTGAGGCTTTAGGGTATGATCCGCAGTCAACAGATGCACTGAGTTCAGTAACCGGTCTGCCGGCGGACCAGCTCATGCAGTCCCTGCTGCTTCTGGAATTGCAGGGTCTGGTGGGTTCGGCGCCGGGTGGTTTCCAGCGGATCGCCTGA
- the hemF gene encoding oxygen-dependent coproporphyrinogen oxidase, protein MSQQPDIQAVKAYLLDLQDRICSRLEALEDGAVFARDAWDRPEGGGGVSRVIADGAVFEKGGVNFSHVMGETMPASATAHRPHLAGAPWQAMGVSLVMHPNNPYVPTSHANVRFFIATPKNAEPVYWFGGGYDLTPYYGFEEDCVHWHRTAKAACEPFGDGLYDHFKHWCDDYFYLKHRDEPRGIGGLFFDDHNTGDFDQDFGLMQSVGNSYIDAYEPIVQRRLAHPFGERERDFQLYRRGRYVEFNLVYDRGTLFGLQSGGRTESILMSLPPLVRWDYSRVPEPGTEEARLTDFFLTARNWLETPNAQ, encoded by the coding sequence ATGTCTCAGCAACCCGACATCCAGGCCGTGAAAGCCTACCTTCTGGACCTTCAGGACCGGATATGCAGCCGTCTCGAAGCCCTGGAAGATGGAGCCGTTTTCGCGCGCGACGCCTGGGACCGGCCCGAGGGCGGCGGCGGTGTCAGCCGGGTCATCGCCGATGGCGCTGTCTTTGAAAAGGGCGGCGTGAATTTCTCCCACGTCATGGGCGAGACCATGCCCGCATCGGCTACCGCCCATCGGCCGCACCTGGCGGGTGCACCCTGGCAGGCCATGGGCGTGTCGCTGGTGATGCATCCCAACAATCCTTACGTGCCCACCTCCCACGCCAACGTCCGTTTCTTCATCGCCACCCCCAAAAACGCCGAGCCGGTGTACTGGTTTGGCGGAGGGTACGACCTGACGCCCTACTATGGCTTCGAGGAAGACTGTGTGCACTGGCACCGAACCGCCAAGGCGGCCTGCGAGCCGTTTGGCGACGGTCTCTACGACCACTTCAAGCACTGGTGTGACGATTACTTCTATCTGAAACACCGGGACGAACCCCGTGGCATCGGTGGCCTGTTTTTCGACGATCACAACACCGGCGATTTCGACCAGGACTTCGGCCTGATGCAATCGGTGGGCAACAGCTATATTGATGCGTACGAGCCGATCGTTCAGCGGCGGTTGGCGCACCCGTTTGGCGAGCGCGAGCGGGACTTCCAGCTCTATCGCCGTGGCCGTTACGTGGAATTCAACCTGGTGTACGATCGGGGTACCCTGTTCGGGCTGCAATCCGGCGGTCGTACCGAGTCCATCCTGATGTCGCTGCCGCCGCTGGTGCGCTGGGATTACAGCCGGGTCCCGGAGCCCGGTACCGAGGAAGCGCGCCTGACCGACTTCTTTCTGACCGCACGGAACTGGCTGGAGACACCGAATGCACAATGA
- a CDS encoding motility protein A has translation MDILTLVGLVAGVLIVGMAMLANASLLTFLNLPGLAIVLGGTFAVTLIKFRMPSVMSAFRLAFSAAFIDRVDRPAELIREVGALAMVVRKEGILGLENHETDNVFLRKAINLCVDGHPPELVEEALAQEARQSSERYEVAERVFRGIGESAPAIGMLGTLVGLVQMLNTLDDPSSIGPAMAIALLTTLYGAFIAQLIALPLADKLQLKAEDETRNQMLIITSIKNIMRGENPRVMTELLSSFVHPDQRTGLAPEREA, from the coding sequence ATGGATATTCTTACCCTCGTCGGGCTTGTCGCCGGTGTCCTGATTGTCGGCATGGCCATGCTGGCCAATGCCTCGCTGCTGACCTTCCTGAACCTGCCCGGCCTGGCCATCGTTCTGGGCGGCACCTTTGCCGTGACCCTGATCAAGTTCCGCATGCCCTCGGTCATGAGCGCCTTCCGGCTGGCCTTCAGCGCCGCCTTCATCGATCGGGTTGACCGTCCGGCTGAGTTGATCCGGGAGGTTGGCGCGCTCGCCATGGTGGTGCGCAAGGAGGGTATCCTGGGCCTGGAAAACCACGAGACCGACAACGTCTTCCTGCGCAAGGCCATTAACCTGTGTGTCGATGGCCATCCGCCGGAACTGGTGGAAGAAGCCCTGGCCCAGGAAGCCCGACAGTCGTCCGAGCGTTACGAAGTGGCCGAGCGGGTGTTCCGGGGCATTGGCGAATCGGCGCCGGCCATCGGCATGCTGGGTACCCTGGTTGGCCTGGTGCAGATGCTGAACACCCTGGATGATCCCTCCTCCATCGGCCCGGCCATGGCCATTGCCCTGCTGACCACCCTGTATGGCGCGTTTATCGCCCAGCTGATCGCGCTGCCCCTGGCGGACAAGCTGCAGCTCAAGGCGGAAGACGAAACCCGCAACCAGATGCTGATCATCACCTCGATCAAGAACATCATGCGCGGTGAGAACCCGCGGGTCATGACCGAGCTGCTGTCGTCCTTCGTTCACCCGGATCAGCGGACCGGCCTGGCGCCGGAGCGGGAGGCCTGA
- a CDS encoding LysM peptidoglycan-binding domain-containing protein has product MRKLLYALAAFTLLFTSWAQAAPELRSDHPERYTVVKGDTLWDISGRFLNNPWYWPEIWHVNPQVANPHLIYPGDRLALVYIGGEPRVTKVASSDVVKLSPKVRSEPIDTPIPAIPLDAISSFLTDTRIVTPEELNGAPYVLEGEDGRIITGAGDRIYARGEKPADKVGIFRRTKEFVDPETGEFLGLEARSIGAGNVTAENGDVLTLRLTKSNQEIRIGDRLLTNVNRPIATSFVPSAPDQDVEGVMIAVDGGVSQIGQFDVVTINRGERDGLEPGNVMAVLKSGNMVRDPVTGETIELPSERAGLMMVFKAYEKMSYGLVLQATRPLSVGDKVTNP; this is encoded by the coding sequence ATGAGGAAACTGCTGTACGCTCTGGCAGCATTTACGCTGCTGTTCACCTCCTGGGCCCAGGCTGCACCGGAGCTGCGGTCGGATCATCCCGAGCGTTACACTGTCGTAAAGGGTGACACCCTCTGGGATATTTCGGGGCGTTTTCTGAATAACCCGTGGTACTGGCCTGAAATCTGGCACGTAAACCCCCAGGTTGCGAATCCTCATCTGATCTACCCCGGTGATCGCCTGGCCCTGGTGTACATCGGCGGGGAGCCCCGCGTGACCAAGGTGGCTTCCAGCGATGTCGTCAAGCTGTCGCCCAAGGTTCGCTCCGAGCCCATCGATACGCCGATTCCCGCCATTCCGCTGGACGCCATCAGCAGCTTCCTGACCGACACCCGCATCGTGACACCGGAAGAACTGAACGGCGCGCCCTACGTGCTGGAAGGTGAAGACGGCCGGATCATCACCGGTGCCGGCGATCGCATTTATGCCCGTGGTGAGAAACCGGCGGACAAGGTGGGCATCTTCCGCCGCACCAAGGAATTCGTGGATCCGGAAACCGGTGAGTTTCTCGGTCTGGAGGCCCGCAGCATCGGCGCCGGCAACGTCACCGCGGAAAACGGCGATGTGCTGACTCTGCGCCTGACCAAGTCCAACCAGGAAATCCGTATCGGTGACCGTCTGCTCACCAACGTCAACCGTCCGATTGCCACCAGCTTCGTGCCCAGTGCCCCCGACCAGGACGTGGAAGGCGTGATGATCGCCGTCGATGGCGGTGTCAGCCAGATCGGTCAGTTTGATGTGGTCACCATTAACCGCGGCGAGCGCGATGGCCTGGAGCCAGGTAACGTCATGGCGGTGCTCAAGAGCGGCAACATGGTTCGCGATCCGGTTACCGGGGAAACCATCGAACTGCCGTCCGAGCGTGCCGGCCTGATGATGGTCTTCAAGGCCTACGAAAAGATGAGCTACGGCCTGGTACTGCAGGCCACCCGCCCCCTCTCTGTGGGCGACAAGGTGACCAACCCCTGA